Genomic DNA from Comamonas resistens:
GCTTTTTGCACCGCAATACGCCAAGCCGTGCGCCCAAGGCTGCACAGGGCCTGGTGCAGCAGCAGGTGCAGTTCGGCGCAGGAGCAGGCGGCTCTCCCATCGAAAGCCAGCGTAGCGAATGGTTTGTCGCGGGAACGCAGCAGGCGGTTTTTGCTATGGATCACATAGCTGATGGCGCTGGACCATCAAGCGCTACAGGCCAAAAAGGCTCAAAGACTGGCGGCACCACAGGTGCGGTGAGCTCAGTGCGTATCTCGCGTCCGGCCAACGGCACCATCCTGGCATTGGATCCAGACATCCCGCCCGACAGCCAGCGCGTGCAGCTGATTGCCCGTCAGGCTGGCATGGCCGCAGAGCAGGACTGGCGCGACAGCAGCTTGCGCTGGCGTCTGGTCACGCGCCAGTATGTGGCGCCGCCCAAGGCTGCAGATGGCAAGCCGCAAGCGGTGACCCCTGTGGTGCGAGAAGTCCCGCGCGAGCTGGGGCGCGGCAGCCAGCTGGGCTGGTTGCCCTGGCCGGGCCGCCACCGGCTGGAGCTGCTCGACGCCTCGGGCAAGGTGCTGGACAGCATCCAGCTGGAGGTGCGTGGGGCAGGGGCTCTGGTGGCCGGACCCGAGCAGATCCGCAGCACGCCACGGCGCTGAGTGCCCGCGCTTCAGCCGCTCTTGCCCTGATCGAACTGCGCTACCAGAAAGTCCAGCAGTGCACGCAGCTTGGGGGCCATATGCTGGCGCGATGGATAGACGGCATAGAGCGTGGTCTTCACCGTGCTCCAGTCCTCCAGGGCGGCCTGCAGCCGGCCTGTGCGCAGGTCTTCCTCGACATAGGGGCGCGGGATCAGGCTGATGCCAAAGCCCGCGCGCAGCGCATCGCGCACCGCCAGGCTGGAAGACACCGAATAGCGGGCGTTGACGGCAATTCGTTCCATGTGCCCGTCTTGCTCGAATTCCCAGACATCCGCGTGGCCCGAAAGGCTGAAGCGTATAGGGTCCAGGCCCTTGAGATCGGCTGGCGTGCGGGGGCGGCCATGCTTTTCGAAGTAGCCGGGAGCGGCGCACAGCACATGTGACATGGCCGTCAGCGGGCGCGCGATCAGCGAGCTGTCCTCGAGCCGGTCGCTGCCGCGTATGGCCAGATCGAAGCCTTCGCGCACGATATCGACACGCCGGTCGTCCAGGTGCAGATCCAGCTGCAGCTCGGGGTAGCGCTCCAGGAAGGCGGGGATGGCAGATGAGATCTGCGTCAGCGTGAATGTCATCGGGGCGCTGACCTTGAGCAGCCCGCTGGGCGAGGCCTTGATGGGGCATAGCGCCCTGTCGGCATCGGCCAGCGCATCCAGCGCCCGAGTGACATGTTCCAGATACAGGCGGCCTTCTTCCGTCAGCGCCATGCGCCGCGTGGTGCGATGGATCAGGCGTGCGCCCACATGAGCTTCCAGCTCGGCGATGTTCTTGCTGATGGCGGCGGGTGACAGTCCCAGGCTGCGGCCGGCCTCGGCAAAGCTGCCGCGCTCGGCTACGCGGTGAAAGACTTGCAGGGCAATCAGTCGGTCCATGGGATTCTTATTTATTGGTGAATGGTTTCTTTTGAAATACGCCAATTATCAATTGATAGTGAATTATCTACAGTCGAGCCATGACCACACCACATCCCACGCTTACCCTCATCGAGCAGCGCATCTCGGCCAACCGCTTCGATGCCTCCCACCGCCTGGCGGACGCCGAGATCGAACGGTTGGTAGAGCTGGCCACGCGCGCCCCTACGGCCTACAACCTCCAGAACTGGCGTTTCATCGCCGTGCGCACGCCTGCGGCCAAGGCCAGGCTGCGTGCCGTGGCCCAGGACCAGGCCAAGGTGGAAGAGGCGGCCGTCTGCTTCATCGTCTGCGGCGTACTGGCCGACCCTCAGTCCCTGGCCGAGCGGCTGCAGCCATTCGTGGGCGCGGGCTTCATGCCTGCGGGCATGGCACAGGGCTGGCTGCAGGCCGCGAGCCAGCAGTACGCCAGCGCGCAGGCGGTGCGTGATGAGGCCCTGCGTTCGGCCAGCTTGGCCTCCATGACGCTGATGCATGCGGCGCAGGCGCTGGGTCTAGCATCCTGTGCGATGACAGGCTTCGACGCCGAAGGCGTGGCAAGTACCTTCGGCCTGGCGCCCGAGGAGGTGCCGGTCATGCTTGTCACCGTGGGCCGTGCCGCAGCGGGCAACTGGCCGCAGAAGCCGCGCCGGCCGCTGGCGCAGGTGCTGGAGCTGGCATGAGCGTCCATCAGTCCGAGCGGGCACAAGCATCGGCACGCGATCTGCTGCTGACGGCGCTGGCTCCAGCTATCTGGGGCAGCAGCTACATCGTCAGCACCGAGCTGCTGCCCCAGGTACCGCCGATGACAGTGGCCCTGCTGCGTGCTCTGCCCGCAGGCTTACTGTTGCTGGCGTTTGCACGGCGCCTGCCGCAGGGCATCTGGTGGTTGCGGGTGTTCATCCTGGGGGCGCTCAATTTCTCGGTGTTCTGGAGCATGCTGTTCGTCTCAGCCTACCGCCTGCCGGGTGGCGCGGCCGCCACCGTCGGGGCCGTGCAGCCACTGGTGGTGGTGTTTCTTGCGGCCTGGGTGCTGGGCAGCGCGGTGCGGCCGGCTTCGGTGCTGGGGGCTCTGGCCGGGCTGGCGGGCGTGGCCTTGCTGGTGCTTACGCCGGGCGTGGCGTTGGATGCGACGGGCATTGCGGCAGGTCTGGCCGGAGCGGTCTCCATGGCCTGCGGCACGGTACTCACGCGCAAATGGCGCCCGCCCGTGCCGCTGCTGACTTTCACCGCATGGCAGTTGACGGCTGGCGGCCTGTTGCTGCTGCCGGTGGCACTGTGGGCAGGGCCGGATTTTCCGTCTCCCACGCTGGGTCATCTGATCGGGCTGGCCTGGCTGGGCCTGGTGGGCGCGGCGCTGACCTATGTGCTGTGGTTTCGCGGCATTGCCCGGCTGGAGCCGGGCGTGGTGGCATCGCTGGGCTTTCTCAGCCCGGTGACGGCGATTGTGCTGGGATGGATGGCTCTGGGCCAGACGCTGACGGCCGTGCAGGTGGCCGGCGTGGTTCTGGTCCTGGGCGGCATCTGGCTGGGGCAGAGAGGCGCGGTGCGCTGATTTCCCCAGTCTGGGCAGGCAGCTATCGAGTTGTCATTCCCGCACCAGCAGATCGCCGGTGATCTCGCCCACGTTCTTGACGCTGGTCAGCGTCATGGCCACGCGCATTTCCTTTTCGAGCAGCTCGAGCAGATGGCTGACGCCGGCGCCGCCTTCGGCCGCCAGCGCATAGATGAAGGCGCGGCCGATCATGGTGCAGTCGGCGCCTAGGGCCAGCATGCGCACGATGTCCAGGCCGTTGCGGATGCCGGAGTCGGCCAGGATCTTGATCTGACCCTTGACGGCGTCGGCGATGGCCGGAAGGGCTCGGGCCGAGGAGAGGGCGCCGTCGAGCTGGCGGCCTCCGTGGTTGGAGACGATGATGCCGTCGGCGCCAAAGCGCACCGCATCCCTGGCGTCCTCGGGGTCGAGAATGCCCTTGATGACCATGGGGCCCTTCCAGAAGTCGCGTATCCATTCCAGGTCCGCCCACGAGATCGAGGGGTCGAAGTTCGCGCCCAGATAGCCCATGTAGTCTTCCAGGCTGACGTTCTTGCCCAGGTAGGTGGAAATATTGCCCAGCGTGTGCGGACGGCCCAGCAAACCCACGTCCAGCGCCCACTGCGGATGGGTCACGGCCTGTAGATAGCGGCGCATGGCCGCATTGGGGCCGCTCATGCCTGAATGCGCATCGCGGTAGCGGGCGCCGGGCACGGGCATGTCCACGGTGAACACCAGCGTGGAGACACCGGCGGCCTGGGCGCGCTCCAGCGCATTCTTCATGAAGCCGCGGTCCTTGAGCACATAGAGCTGGAACCACATCGGGCGGCCCAGCTTGGGGGCCACTTCCTCGATCGGGCAGACCGAGACGCTGGACATGGTGAAGGGGATACCCTTCTGATCGGCGGCCATGGCGGCCTGTACCTCGCCGCGGCGCGCATACATGCCGGTCAGGCCGACGGGGGACAGCGCCACGGGGAGGGAGAGCTTTTCGCCGAACAGCTCGATGCTGGTGTCGAGCTGGCTCATGTCCTTGAGCACGCGCTGGCGCAGCGCCACATCGGCCAGATCGTCGACATTGCGGGCTAGCGTCTTCTCGGCGTAGGCACCGCCGTCGATGTAGTGGAACAGAAAGGGCGGCAGGCGCTTTTGCGCGGCCGCGCGGTAGTCGGTGGTGGAGGAGATGATCATGAAAAAATGACTGCGGAGGATGAGAAACGGTCCAGGCGCTTGCGCCGGGCCGCTTCTGCATCCGATTCGGACAACTTGTCGTGAACGTAGGCCAGGTGTTGGCCGATGGCGCTTCTGGCCTGCTCGGGATCGCCGTCGACAATGGCCTGCATGAGGTTCTGATGTTGGGCGGTCAGATGCTCGAGTGTCGAGAGATCGTCGTGCACAAACATCAGGCGCCGGTTCTGAGCCACGGTGCCCAGCACCAGCTCGAAGAGGCTGCCCATGAGCTGCACCAGCACAGCGTTGTGCGAGGCCTCGGCAATGGCCAGATGGAACTGGGCATCGGAGCGGGCGGCGCTGGCCGCGTCGTGCGCCTGCTGGTGGCGCAGCATGTCGTCAAAGCAGCGGCGGATGCGGTCCCGGTCCTTGTCGGTGGCGCGCTGGGCTGCGTACCAGGCGGTGCTCAGCTCCAGCGCCTGGCGAGCTTCCAGCACGTCGTAGCGGTACTGGGGGTCGTCGCGCAGCAAGGACTCCAGCGGCGCGACGGCCTGCTCGTGCCACAGCGGCTGGCGCGACCCCACAAAAGTGCCGGCACCCACGCGGCTTTCGAGCACGCCGCGGCTGGCGAGCTTCTGAATCGCCTCGCGCAGCGCCGTACGAGAGACGCCCAACTGCTCGGCCAGCGCCCGTTCGGTGGGCAGCTTGTCGCCGCTCTGGAGCTGAGTGTTCTGGATCAGCTCCAGCAGTTGCTGGGCAACGCGGTCGGACAGGCGTAGGGCGGGCATGGGATCGGGCTTGAGTTTCAGGTGGTTGGAATCATCCACGGAAACACATAAGCCTGCAGCGTGCAGATGATGCCGATCAGCACCAGAAAGGCCAGGCTGTGCTTGACGGTGAAGCGGAACAGGTCTGATTCCTTGCCGGCCAGGCCCACGGCCGCGCAGGCAATGGCAATGGACTGGGGCGAGATCATTTTGCCGGTCACGCCGCCGGTGGTGTTGGCGGTCACCGCCAGTACCTCGGGCAGGCCCAGCTGCGCCGCTGTCGTGGCCTGCAGCGCGCCGAACAGCGCATTGGCCGAAGTGTCCGAGCCCGTGAGGAACACGCCAACCCAGCCCAGGAAGGGCGAGAAGAACGCAAAGGCCTTGCCGGTGTGGGCCAGGGCCATGGCCAGCGTGGTGGACAGACCCGAGTAGTTGGCGATGAAGGCAAAGGCCAGCACCATGCCGATGGAGTAGATGGGCAGGGCCAGTTCCTTGAAGGTCTCGCCCAGGGTGCGCACGGCCACCGAAGGCTTCAGGCGCAGCAGCGCGATGGCGATCACCGCCGCGATCAGGATGGCCGTGCCCGTGGCCGACAGCCAGTTGAAGGAATAGACCGCACCATAAGGCGTGGGCGTGGCGACGACGGGAGCCATTTTCTGCACCAGGTTGTGCAGCATGGGCACTGGAATGCTGACCACTGTGCCGGCCAGCGCGCCGCCCGAGGCGAACAGTGCCTTGAAGGGCTTGAGGCTCCAGATGGTCACCATGGCCGTGAGGATGATGAAAGGCGACCAGGCCTTGAGCACCACACCGGCCGTCAGCTTGACGGAAGACGTGGTCTGGATCTTGGCTGCGCCGGGCTCGGTTTCGAAGCGGAAGATGCGCTTGGGCTGCCAGAACTTCAGGAAGGTGGTCAGCGTCACCAGGGCGAAGATGGCCGAGGTGATGTCCGGCAGCTCGGGGCCCACGTAGTTGGCCGTCAGAAACTGTCCGAGCGCAAAGCTGCCGCCGCCTACCAGCACGGCAGGCCAGGTTTCCTTGACGCCGCGCCAGCCGTCCATGATGGCCATGAGCCAGAACAGCACGATGATGGTCATGAACGGCAGCTGGCGGCCGGCCATCTGGCTGATGGCCATGGCGTCCACGCCCGAGACCTGGCCCGCCACGATGATGGGAATACCCATGGCGCCGAAGGCCACCGGTGCCGTATTGCCGATCAGGCACAGCCCTGCTGCGTACAGGGGACGAAAACCCAGGCCCACGAGCAGCGCCGCCGTGATGGCCACGGGCGCACCGAAACCGGCGGCGCCTTCGAGGAAGGCGCCGAAGCAAAAGCCCACCAGGATCAGTTGCAGACGCTGGTCCTCGGTGACCGACAGAATCGACGAACGGATGATGTCGAACTGTCCGGTCTTGACCGAGACCTTGTAGAGAAACACAGCCGCGACAATGATCCAGGCAATCGGCCACAGGCCGTAGAAGAAGCCATAGACGCCTGCGGCCAGCGCGTTGGCGACTGGCATGCGGTAGAAGAGCAGCGCCACGGCCAGGGACAGCGCCACCGTGATGGTGCCCGCCACATAGCCCTTGAGGCGCAGCTTGGTCAGCGCGAGAAAGAAAAAGATGATGGGTATCAGCGCCACCAGCGCCGACACCCACACATTGCCTGCGGGGTCGTAGTTCTGCGACCAGATTTCTTGCATTGCCTTGATCTCCTGGAGATGCGCGGGGAGGTCAACCCTCCTGACTGTCCAGAAGTCTTCCCCGTCAAATTTTCAAAAATGACCGTGTGCAAAACCGGCTGTGCCGCTCAGGGGTGGGCCCGATGTATTCCAGCCTTGCTTGCTAAATTGGTATTACCAAATTGGATCTATTTCGATTGGAATGGATTGTATGAAGCGGAATTAATCTTGAATTTCATGGTTTTCCCTTGATTTTTGAAATTAATTGGTAATACCAATTGAAGAAAAAGATGAAATTCTGAGGACATAAAAAAGCCGCAGGCCTGGAGCGCTGCGGCTTTTATGGACAAGCTCATTGCCGGTCTGACGGCGGGTTTTGAGCGCGGTGCTTAAAACCGCGGCACCCAAGCCAGAGACGGCCAGCAAGGGCCGCCCCGCAGCAAAGGCCGTCGTCCCCCTGGGGGGAAGCCGCAAAGCGGCTCAGGGGGGGACTAGTTCACCATCAGATGGAAGGGCCAGACATAGGCCTGCAGGGTCACGAAGATGCCCATCAGGCATGCCAGGGCGATCGAGTGGAAGAACACGTAGCGCAGGATGTCGCCTTCATGGTTGAACCAGCGCGTGGCGGTGGAGGCCACGACGATGGACTGGGCGTCGATCATCTTGCCCATCACGCCGCCCGAGCTATTGGCCGCGCCCATGAGGTTGGGCGACAGGCCCAACTGGTCGGCCGCCACTTTCTGCATGCCGCCAAACAGCACGTTCGATGCCGTGTCCGAGCCCGTGAGCGCCACGCCTAGCCAGCCCATCAAGGTGCCGAAGAAGGGGTAGAGCACGCCGGTGTTGGCAAAGGCCAGGCCCAGCGTGGTGTCGGTGCCCGAGTAGCGCGTCAGCGTGCCCAGGGCCAGCATCAGCACGATGGTCAGCAGCGAGTAGCGCACGATGTAGATGGTCTTGAAGAACTGGCCCACAAGCTGCACGGGGTTGTACTTCATGACCAGGCCGCCAACGATGGCCGACAGCAGAATGCCGGTGCCTGTGGCCGACAGCAGGTTCAGCGTGTAGACCGCGCCTTCCTTGGTGGGCTGTTTGACCACGGGCGGCATCTTCTCGATCAGATTGTGCAGGCCGTCCATGGGGAAGGCGGGGCTGAAGATGCCGTTGAGTGCGGTCTTGACCGAAGGCAGGCCCCAGATGAAGACGAAGACCGTGAGAATGGCCCAGGGGGTCCAGGCACGGATTACATCGGCGCGTGAATGCTTGGTGATGGCGCGTGGTGCTTCACCTTCACCCTGACCGCTTTCATGGCCACGCAGTGTGGTGGTGCGCCAGATGTTCTTGGGCTGCCAGACGCGCAGGAAGGCGACCAGGCAGACCATGGAGATGATGGCGGCGATGATGTCCACCAGCTCAGGGCCAATGAAGTTGGACACCAGGTATTGAGGGATCGCGAAGGACACGCCGGTCACCAAGATGGCGGGCCAGATCTCCATCATGGCCTTGCGGCCCGCAAAGGCCCAGATCAGCCAGAACGGCACCAGTACCGAGAAGAAGGGCAACTGGCGGCCGATCATGGCCGTCACTTCCATCAGGTCGTAGCCGTGCACCTTGGCCAAGGTGATCACGGGCGTGCCCAGGGCGCCAAAGGCCACGGGCGCGGTATTGGCGATCAGCGACAGGCCCGAGGCGGCCAGCGGCGAGAAGCCCAGGCCGATCAGGATGGCGGCCGTCACGGCCACCGGTGTGCCAAAACCTGCCGCACCTTCGAAAAAGGCGCCGAAGGCGAAGGCAATCAGCAGCAGCTGGATGCGGCGGTCCTCGGTGATGCCGGCAATCGAGTCCTGCAAGATCTTGAAGCTGCCGTTCTTCTCGGTCAACTGGTGCAGGAAGATGATGTTGAGCACGATCCAGCCAATGGGCAGCAGGCCGGTGAGGCCGCCCAGCATGGCCGCGCGGCCGGCCATGTCGGCCGGCATGTTGTAGACGAAAACGGCAATGATCAGCGCTGCCACCAGGCCCGCGCCTGCGGCCCAGTGGGCTTTCATATGCAAAAAGCCCAGACCCACGAGCATGACCACTACCGGTATGGCAGCCAGCAAGGTCGATAACCACATATTCGATAGCGGGTCGTATACCTGTTGCCAAATCATCTTTTACTTCTCCTCCATGAATGAATGGAAGTGATGGTGGCGGCGTGGATGGCTTCCCACACTAGCGAAAGCCCTTGGTTTGCCATCGCTGCAGAAAATTTCAATACGGGAATAAATCACTTCAAACCCGAGTCCGAGAAAGAAAGGCCTTGTCGGTACTACCATCAACCGCAACTCAGAAACACAAGTTACAGAGGTAGAAACCGTGGCTGATCTTTCCAAAATCACCTGTATCGAAGACCTGCGCGTGGTGGCAAAGCGCCGTGTGCCGCGCATGTTCTATGACTATGCGGACTCGGGGTCCTACACCCAGGGCACCTACCGCGCCAATGAGGATGACTTTCAGAAGATCAAGCTGCGCCAGCGCGTGGCGGTGAACATGGAAGGGCGCAGCACGCGCAGCACCATGATCGGCCAGGAGGTGGCCATGCCGGTGGCGATCGCGCCCACGGGTCTGACCGGCATGCAGCATGCCGATGGCGAGATTCTCGGGGCCAAGGCTGCGAAGGCCTTTGGTGTGCCGTTCACGCTGTCCACCATGAGCATCTGCTCTCTCGAAGACATCGCCGAGCACACCGATCACCATCCGTTCTGGTTCCAGCTCTATGTGATGCGCGACAAGGCCTTCATGGAGCGATTGATCAACCGCGCCAAGGCGGCCAACTGCTCGGCGCTGGTGGTGACGCTGGACCTGCAGATCCTCGGCCAGCGTCACAAAGACATCAAGAACGGTCTGTCCACCCCGCCCAAGCCCACGCTTGCCAACATGATCAATCTGGCCACCAAGCCGCACTGGTGCCTTGGAATGCTCGGCACCAAGCGCCGCAGCTTCGGCAATATCGTAGGTCACGTCGATGGCGTGGGCGATGTGTCCTCGCTATCGTCCTGGACGGCCGACCAGTTCGATCCCTCGCTGAACTGGAGCGATGTGGAATGGATCAAGAAGCTCTGGGGCGGCAAGATCATTCTGAAGGGCGTGATGGACGCCGAAGACGCGCGCCTTGCCGCGCAAAGCGGTGCCGATGCTCTGGTGGTCAGCAATCATGGCGGCCGCCAACTCGACGGCGCGCCTTCGTCGATTGAAGCCCTGCCATCGATTGCAGAAGCTGCGGGCAAGGATATCGAGGTCTGGATGGATGGCGGCATCCGCAGCGGTCAGGATGTGCTCAAGGCCCGCGCTCTGGGTGCTCAGGGAACGATGATCGGCCGCAGCTTTCTCTATGGTCTGGGGGCCTATGGGCAGGCCGGCGTGAGCAAGGCGCTGCAGATCATCCACAAGGAGCTGGACACCACCATGGCCTTCTGCGGCCACACCCAGATCGACAAGGTGGGCCGG
This window encodes:
- a CDS encoding LysR family transcriptional regulator codes for the protein MDRLIALQVFHRVAERGSFAEAGRSLGLSPAAISKNIAELEAHVGARLIHRTTRRMALTEEGRLYLEHVTRALDALADADRALCPIKASPSGLLKVSAPMTFTLTQISSAIPAFLERYPELQLDLHLDDRRVDIVREGFDLAIRGSDRLEDSSLIARPLTAMSHVLCAAPGYFEKHGRPRTPADLKGLDPIRFSLSGHADVWEFEQDGHMERIAVNARYSVSSSLAVRDALRAGFGISLIPRPYVEEDLRTGRLQAALEDWSTVKTTLYAVYPSRQHMAPKLRALLDFLVAQFDQGKSG
- a CDS encoding nitroreductase family protein, giving the protein MTTPHPTLTLIEQRISANRFDASHRLADAEIERLVELATRAPTAYNLQNWRFIAVRTPAAKARLRAVAQDQAKVEEAAVCFIVCGVLADPQSLAERLQPFVGAGFMPAGMAQGWLQAASQQYASAQAVRDEALRSASLASMTLMHAAQALGLASCAMTGFDAEGVASTFGLAPEEVPVMLVTVGRAAAGNWPQKPRRPLAQVLELA
- a CDS encoding EamA family transporter, encoding MSVHQSERAQASARDLLLTALAPAIWGSSYIVSTELLPQVPPMTVALLRALPAGLLLLAFARRLPQGIWWLRVFILGALNFSVFWSMLFVSAYRLPGGAAATVGAVQPLVVVFLAAWVLGSAVRPASVLGALAGLAGVALLVLTPGVALDATGIAAGLAGAVSMACGTVLTRKWRPPVPLLTFTAWQLTAGGLLLLPVALWAGPDFPSPTLGHLIGLAWLGLVGAALTYVLWFRGIARLEPGVVASLGFLSPVTAIVLGWMALGQTLTAVQVAGVVLVLGGIWLGQRGAVR
- the lldD gene encoding FMN-dependent L-lactate dehydrogenase LldD; this translates as MIISSTTDYRAAAQKRLPPFLFHYIDGGAYAEKTLARNVDDLADVALRQRVLKDMSQLDTSIELFGEKLSLPVALSPVGLTGMYARRGEVQAAMAADQKGIPFTMSSVSVCPIEEVAPKLGRPMWFQLYVLKDRGFMKNALERAQAAGVSTLVFTVDMPVPGARYRDAHSGMSGPNAAMRRYLQAVTHPQWALDVGLLGRPHTLGNISTYLGKNVSLEDYMGYLGANFDPSISWADLEWIRDFWKGPMVIKGILDPEDARDAVRFGADGIIVSNHGGRQLDGALSSARALPAIADAVKGQIKILADSGIRNGLDIVRMLALGADCTMIGRAFIYALAAEGGAGVSHLLELLEKEMRVAMTLTSVKNVGEITGDLLVRE
- the lldR gene encoding transcriptional regulator LldR: MPALRLSDRVAQQLLELIQNTQLQSGDKLPTERALAEQLGVSRTALREAIQKLASRGVLESRVGAGTFVGSRQPLWHEQAVAPLESLLRDDPQYRYDVLEARQALELSTAWYAAQRATDKDRDRIRRCFDDMLRHQQAHDAASAARSDAQFHLAIAEASHNAVLVQLMGSLFELVLGTVAQNRRLMFVHDDLSTLEHLTAQHQNLMQAIVDGDPEQARSAIGQHLAYVHDKLSESDAEAARRKRLDRFSSSAVIFS
- the lldP gene encoding L-lactate permease, whose translation is MQEIWSQNYDPAGNVWVSALVALIPIIFFFLALTKLRLKGYVAGTITVALSLAVALLFYRMPVANALAAGVYGFFYGLWPIAWIIVAAVFLYKVSVKTGQFDIIRSSILSVTEDQRLQLILVGFCFGAFLEGAAGFGAPVAITAALLVGLGFRPLYAAGLCLIGNTAPVAFGAMGIPIIVAGQVSGVDAMAISQMAGRQLPFMTIIVLFWLMAIMDGWRGVKETWPAVLVGGGSFALGQFLTANYVGPELPDITSAIFALVTLTTFLKFWQPKRIFRFETEPGAAKIQTTSSVKLTAGVVLKAWSPFIILTAMVTIWSLKPFKALFASGGALAGTVVSIPVPMLHNLVQKMAPVVATPTPYGAVYSFNWLSATGTAILIAAVIAIALLRLKPSVAVRTLGETFKELALPIYSIGMVLAFAFIANYSGLSTTLAMALAHTGKAFAFFSPFLGWVGVFLTGSDTSANALFGALQATTAAQLGLPEVLAVTANTTGGVTGKMISPQSIAIACAAVGLAGKESDLFRFTVKHSLAFLVLIGIICTLQAYVFPWMIPTT
- a CDS encoding L-lactate permease, which translates into the protein MIWQQVYDPLSNMWLSTLLAAIPVVVMLVGLGFLHMKAHWAAGAGLVAALIIAVFVYNMPADMAGRAAMLGGLTGLLPIGWIVLNIIFLHQLTEKNGSFKILQDSIAGITEDRRIQLLLIAFAFGAFFEGAAGFGTPVAVTAAILIGLGFSPLAASGLSLIANTAPVAFGALGTPVITLAKVHGYDLMEVTAMIGRQLPFFSVLVPFWLIWAFAGRKAMMEIWPAILVTGVSFAIPQYLVSNFIGPELVDIIAAIISMVCLVAFLRVWQPKNIWRTTTLRGHESGQGEGEAPRAITKHSRADVIRAWTPWAILTVFVFIWGLPSVKTALNGIFSPAFPMDGLHNLIEKMPPVVKQPTKEGAVYTLNLLSATGTGILLSAIVGGLVMKYNPVQLVGQFFKTIYIVRYSLLTIVLMLALGTLTRYSGTDTTLGLAFANTGVLYPFFGTLMGWLGVALTGSDTASNVLFGGMQKVAADQLGLSPNLMGAANSSGGVMGKMIDAQSIVVASTATRWFNHEGDILRYVFFHSIALACLMGIFVTLQAYVWPFHLMVN
- a CDS encoding alpha-hydroxy acid oxidase; translated protein: MADLSKITCIEDLRVVAKRRVPRMFYDYADSGSYTQGTYRANEDDFQKIKLRQRVAVNMEGRSTRSTMIGQEVAMPVAIAPTGLTGMQHADGEILGAKAAKAFGVPFTLSTMSICSLEDIAEHTDHHPFWFQLYVMRDKAFMERLINRAKAANCSALVVTLDLQILGQRHKDIKNGLSTPPKPTLANMINLATKPHWCLGMLGTKRRSFGNIVGHVDGVGDVSSLSSWTADQFDPSLNWSDVEWIKKLWGGKIILKGVMDAEDARLAAQSGADALVVSNHGGRQLDGAPSSIEALPSIAEAAGKDIEVWMDGGIRSGQDVLKARALGAQGTMIGRSFLYGLGAYGQAGVSKALQIIHKELDTTMAFCGHTQIDKVGREILLPGTYPKPFAVI